From the Lathyrus oleraceus cultivar Zhongwan6 chromosome 4, CAAS_Psat_ZW6_1.0, whole genome shotgun sequence genome, one window contains:
- the LOC127136450 gene encoding ADP-ribosylation factor GTPase-activating protein AGD2-like — MTHNKAINVAAFVADYLGRVGRADSGGISVGGMITQIAEHFGYQVVLLEDTPIAGKTKIDMSALIQQGMIVVAPTYYYVLIHKRFIIALPDPDRVAITDCVNRLYVSADPDVEEGHDTDHFAACEHFIDDQEKEHNGENAFADSLEAFGGGYDDPVSVSVGGPVISKFITALCELATFKELLRSQVERVLIDRLSEFINIDMQNAKESRRRFDKSMQSYDQSREKFVSLKKNAHEDIVAELEEGLQNSKSSFEKSRFNLVHSLMNIEVKKKYEFLESISAIMDAHLRYFKLGYDLLSQMEPYIHQVLRMQKWLGSY; from the exons ATGACCCATAACAAAgccatcaatgtagctgcctttgTAGCTGACTACCTGGGCAGAGTTGGCCGAGCAGACTCCGGAGGCATCTCCGTGGGTGGCATGATCACCCAAATAGCTGAGCATTTCGGGTATCAAGTTGTGTTGCTCGAAgacacgccaattgcaggtaaAACCAAAATTGACATGTCCGCTCTAATTCAACAAGGTATGATTGTTGTTGCTCCTACTTACTATTATGTGCTTATCCATAAGAGGTTTATTATAGCTCTGCCGGATCCGGACAGAGTTGCTATCACTGACTGTGTCAATCGGTTGTATGTAAGCGCTGACCCCGATGTGGAGGAAGGCCACGACACTGACCATTTTGCTGCATGTGAGCATTTTATAGATGACCAG GAAAAGGAACATAATGGAGAAAATGCCTTTGCTGATTCATTAGAAGCATTTGGAGGTGGCTACGACGACCCTGTTAGTGTATCAGTTGGAGGACCCGTCATATCTAAGTTTATCACTGCACTATGTGAATTAGCTACTTTTAAAGAGCTTCTTCGCTCACAGGTAGAGCGTGTATTGATTGACCGGTTGTCAGAGTTTATAAATAttgatatgcaaaatgcaaaggAATCTCGTCGTCGTTTTGACAAATCTATGCAATCGTATGATCAGTCACGAGAAAAGTTTGTTTCTTTGAAGAAGAATGCTCATGAAGATATTGTTGCTGAATTAGAAGAGGGTCTACAAAATTCAAAGTCATCATTTGAGAAAAGCCGCTTCAATCTAGTACACTCTCTCATGAATATTGAAGTGAAAAAGAAGTACGAGTTCTTGGAGTCAATAAGTGCAATAATGGATGCTCATCTGAGATACTTTAAACTGGGTTATGACTTACTGAGCCAAATGGAGCCTTATATTCACCAAGTGTTACGGATGCAGAAGTGGCTTGGTAGCTATTAA
- the LOC127136449 gene encoding protein LNK1: MFEDNVWDRFDEIENDDLIVPHSGSPHNNQFVIEGDGSKKSLHILRGIRSNNHVSSYGTLGKKELYLQNMTQNERMPEKDSWSEGVFSSCDGDSYREEKRLTSDDTSMSDHFFKSSNIDSGGNEFCADDTVSENKCVVEDDSACQHSKNHTSQADNELSFLDNDGWLDIGNLEDVDRMLSCDLTFGMESLNNEEEFCWFSSSHGAEGSDNALMSDLKLHCADVSPLKNISGYNMDSSKENIEVLPINGSNRKSSHDDKKIRSQMDVDVNGVAASLSMFSESDTKSGHKDALVPEEKKKLPKSSAAGRRKIGNSVHLYTPPEQYGDINQQFGASSSGVTSLDSNQKQKQNIDYDSLGCIRHCRARL; encoded by the coding sequence ATGTTTGAAGATAATGTGTGGGATAGATTTGATGAGATTGAGAATGATGATCTCATAGTCCCCCATTCTGGTAGCCCACACAATAATCAGTTTGTAATAGAGGGTGATGGCAGTAAGAAATCACTTCACATATTACGTGGTATAAGGAGTAACAATCATGTTAGTAGCTATGGTACTCTGGGTAAAAAGGAATTATACTTGCAAAATATGACCCAGAATGAAAGAATGCCAGAAAAGGATTCATGGTCTGAAGGTGTATTTTCTTCGTGTGACGGTGACTCATACAGAGAAGAAAAAAGGCTAACTTCGGATGATACAAGCATGTCTGACCACTTTTTCAAGAGCAGCAATATAGATTCTGGTGGCAACGAGTTTTGTGCAGATGACACCGTCTCAGAAAACAAGTGTGTGGTGGAAGATGATAGTGCGTGTCAACATTCAAAAAACCACACATCTCAAGCTGATAATGAACTCAGCTTTCTTGATAATGATGGGTGGCTGGATATAGGAAACTTAGAAGATGTTGACAGGATGTTAAGTTGTGATTTAACTTTTGGAATGGAGAGTCTCAATAATGAAGAGGAGTTCTGTTGGTTTTCTTCTTCGCATGGCGCTGAAGGTTCCGATAATGCATTAATGTCTGACTTAAAGCTTCATTGTGCAGACGTGAGTCCATTAAAAAACATATCAGGATACAATATGGATTCCTCCAAGGAAAATATTGAAGTTCTTCCGATCAATGGTTCGAACAGAAAGTCATCCCACGATGATAAGAAGATAAGATCTCAAATGGATGTGGATGTCAACGGTGTCGCTGCTTCATTATCAATGTTCAGTGAATCAGACACAAAATCCGGTCATAAAGATGCATTGGTGCCCGAAGAAAAGAAGAAGCTTCCAAAGTCATCAGCAGCAGGAAGGCGAAAAATTGGCAATTCTGTTCATCTTTATACTCCACCTGAGCAATATGGAGATATAAATCAGCAGTTTGGAGCCTCTTCTAGTGGAGTTACTTCTCTTGATAGTAATCAGAAGCAAAAGCAGAACATAGATTATGATTCTTTAGGCTGCATACGGCACTGCCGAGCTCGTTTGTGA